A stretch of Paracoccus sp. N5 DNA encodes these proteins:
- a CDS encoding VOC family protein has protein sequence MATSDAPIQIGQVALVVNDLDRVGDYYQSVIGLDRLSGSGEERVLGAGGQPLVVLRRDRAARHRPREAGLFHTAFLLPDRKALGRWLRHVADRQIGLDGASDHLVSEALYLRDPEGNGIEVYADRPRSSWQTDGREVRMDTLALDLNELAGGADAPWRGAPEGSVIGHVHLQVGNVAEAEAFYMNRLGMDRSAHLFGASFFATGGYHHHLAGNIWNSRGAGLRSADATGLAEVVLAADAPSLAALGARDFTDPWGTRIRVAAKG, from the coding sequence ATGGCCACAAGTGACGCCCCCATCCAGATCGGCCAGGTTGCGCTGGTCGTCAACGACCTCGACCGCGTCGGGGATTACTACCAGTCGGTGATCGGGCTCGACCGGCTTTCCGGCAGCGGCGAGGAGCGGGTGCTGGGCGCCGGCGGCCAGCCGCTGGTCGTGCTGCGCCGCGACAGGGCCGCGCGCCACCGCCCGCGCGAGGCCGGGCTGTTCCACACCGCCTTCCTGCTGCCCGACCGCAAGGCGCTGGGCCGCTGGCTGCGCCATGTCGCGGACCGGCAGATCGGGCTGGACGGGGCCTCGGATCACCTGGTCAGCGAGGCGCTCTACCTGCGCGACCCCGAGGGCAATGGCATCGAGGTCTATGCCGACCGCCCCCGCAGCAGCTGGCAGACCGACGGGCGCGAGGTGCGCATGGACACCCTCGCGCTGGACCTGAACGAACTCGCGGGCGGGGCGGATGCGCCCTGGCGCGGGGCGCCCGAAGGCAGCGTGATCGGCCATGTCCACCTGCAGGTCGGCAATGTCGCCGAGGCCGAGGCCTTCTACATGAACCGGCTGGGCATGGACCGCAGCGCGCATCTCTTCGGCGCCAGCTTCTTTGCCACCGGCGGCTATCACCACCACCTGGCGGGCAATATCTGGAACAGCCGCGGCGCCGGGCTGCGCAGCGCCGATGCCACCGGCCTGGCCGAGGTGGTGCTGGCCGCCGACGCCCCGTCCCTGGCGGCGCTCGGCGCGCGCGACTTCACCGATCCCTGGGGCACCCGGATCCGCGTGGCCGCCAAGGGCTGA
- a CDS encoding NAD-dependent succinate-semialdehyde dehydrogenase produces MNTQPTDLRMMLKDPSLLETRAYVAGEWIDADDGKTFAVVNPARGDVIAEVADLSRAEVARAISAAAAAMKDWAARTAKERAQIMRRWFDLMMANQDDLGRILTAEQGKPLPEAKGEIAYGASFIEWFGEEAKRIYGETIPGHQPDKRLTVIRQPIGVVGSITPWNFPNAMITRKCGPAIAAGCGFVGRPAAETPLSALALAVLAERAGVPKGLFSIVTSSRSSDIGKEFCENPLIRKLTFTGSTEVGRILLRQAADQVLKCSMELGGNAPFIVFDDADLDAAVEGAMASKFRNNGQTCVCANRIYVQAGVYDEFAKRLAAAVDKLRVGDGLEEGVTTGPLINRDAVEKVEEHIQDAVAGGATVVTGGKPREGLFFDPTVVTGITDKMKVATEETFGPLAPLFKFETEEEAVERANATIFGLASYFYARDIGRITRVQEALEYGIVGVNTGIISTEVAPFGGVKQSGLGREGSRHGIEDYLEMKYICLSI; encoded by the coding sequence ATGAACACGCAACCGACCGACCTGAGGATGATGCTGAAGGACCCTTCGCTGCTGGAAACGCGGGCCTATGTGGCGGGCGAATGGATCGATGCCGACGACGGCAAGACCTTTGCGGTGGTGAACCCGGCGCGCGGCGACGTCATCGCCGAGGTGGCCGACCTGTCCCGCGCTGAAGTCGCCCGCGCCATCTCGGCCGCCGCCGCGGCGATGAAGGACTGGGCCGCCCGCACCGCCAAGGAACGCGCCCAGATCATGCGCAGGTGGTTCGACCTGATGATGGCGAACCAGGACGACCTGGGCCGCATCCTGACCGCCGAGCAGGGCAAGCCGCTGCCCGAGGCCAAGGGCGAGATCGCCTATGGCGCCAGCTTCATCGAATGGTTCGGCGAGGAGGCCAAGCGCATCTATGGCGAGACCATCCCCGGCCACCAGCCCGACAAGCGGCTGACGGTGATCCGCCAGCCGATCGGGGTCGTGGGCTCGATCACGCCCTGGAACTTCCCGAACGCGATGATCACCCGCAAATGCGGCCCGGCCATCGCCGCCGGCTGCGGCTTCGTCGGCCGCCCCGCTGCCGAAACGCCGCTTTCGGCGCTGGCGCTGGCCGTGCTGGCCGAGCGCGCCGGCGTGCCCAAGGGGCTGTTCAGCATCGTTACCTCGTCGCGGTCCTCGGACATCGGCAAGGAGTTCTGCGAGAACCCGCTGATCCGCAAGCTGACCTTCACCGGCTCGACCGAGGTCGGCCGCATCCTGCTGCGCCAGGCCGCCGACCAGGTGCTGAAATGCTCGATGGAGCTTGGCGGCAACGCGCCCTTCATCGTCTTCGACGATGCCGACCTGGATGCGGCGGTGGAAGGGGCCATGGCTTCCAAATTCCGCAACAACGGCCAGACCTGCGTCTGCGCCAACCGCATCTATGTGCAGGCCGGGGTCTATGACGAGTTTGCGAAACGGCTGGCGGCGGCCGTGGACAAGCTGCGCGTCGGCGACGGGCTGGAAGAGGGCGTGACCACCGGCCCGCTGATCAACCGCGACGCCGTCGAGAAGGTCGAGGAACATATCCAGGACGCGGTGGCGGGCGGCGCCACCGTCGTCACGGGCGGCAAGCCGCGCGAGGGGCTGTTCTTCGACCCGACCGTCGTCACCGGCATCACCGACAAGATGAAGGTCGCGACCGAGGAGACCTTCGGCCCGCTGGCGCCGCTGTTCAAGTTCGAGACCGAGGAAGAGGCGGTCGAACGCGCCAATGCCACGATCTTTGGCCTCGCCTCCTATTTCTACGCCCGCGACATCGGCCGCATCACCCGCGTGCAGGAGGCGCTGGAATACGGCATCGTCGGCGTGAACACCGGCATCATCTCGACCGAGGTGGCGCCCTTCGGCGGCGTCAAGCAATCCGGGCTGGGCCGCGAAGGCTCGCGCCACGGCATCGAGGATTACTTGGAGATGAAATACATCTGCCTGTCGATCTGA
- a CDS encoding cell cycle transcriptional regulator TrcR has protein sequence MNKPLMAKATAVWLVDNTTLSFKQIADFCGMHELEVQGIADGDVAAGVKGFDPVASNQLDAGEIEKGQKNPLYRLKLKHNPAAEGEEKRRGPRYTPLSKRQDRPNAILWLVKFHPELADAQIAKLVGTTKPTIASIRERTHWNIQNMQPIDPVALGLCRQSELDAAVQKAAKKKAAEGGAMTDDERRKLLSTETSLAMSDEPRLPSSIAGLENFSLSKDEDKPQAEDLDADSFFNLPEADDDEDEDN, from the coding sequence ATGAACAAGCCGCTGATGGCCAAGGCCACCGCTGTCTGGCTGGTCGACAATACCACGCTGAGCTTCAAGCAGATCGCCGATTTCTGCGGCATGCACGAGCTCGAGGTGCAGGGCATCGCCGATGGCGACGTGGCGGCGGGCGTCAAGGGCTTCGACCCGGTCGCCTCGAACCAGCTCGATGCCGGCGAGATCGAGAAGGGCCAGAAGAACCCGCTGTATCGGCTGAAGCTGAAGCACAACCCCGCCGCCGAGGGCGAGGAAAAGCGCCGCGGCCCGCGCTATACGCCGCTCAGCAAGCGCCAGGACCGGCCGAATGCCATCCTGTGGCTGGTCAAGTTCCACCCGGAACTGGCCGATGCGCAGATCGCCAAGCTGGTCGGCACCACCAAGCCGACCATCGCCTCGATCCGCGAGCGCACGCATTGGAACATCCAGAACATGCAGCCCATCGACCCGGTCGCCCTGGGCCTGTGCCGGCAGTCGGAGCTGGATGCCGCCGTGCAGAAGGCCGCGAAGAAGAAGGCGGCCGAGGGCGGCGCCATGACCGATGACGAGCGTCGCAAGCTGCTCTCGACCGAGACTTCGCTGGCGATGTCGGACGAGCCGCGCCTGCCCTCGAGCATCGCCGGGCTCGAGAACTTCAGCCTCAGCAAGGATGAGGACAAGCCCCAGGCCGAGGATCTGGACGCCGACAGCTTCTTCAACCTGCCCGAGGCGGATGACGACGAGGACGAGGACAACTGA
- a CDS encoding ribonuclease T2 codes for MRTLALLAALLLPGPGHAQDVAGRFDYYLLSLSWSPSWCQAEGEADGQCAPGRRIGFVVHGLWPQYERGWPQDCRSAARDPSQRETRAMADLMGSPGLAWYQWKKHGRCSGLPAGDYFALTREAARTITIPEPLRRLGRDVTLPATVVEDAFIAANPGLSRDAITVTCRDRALQEVRICLTRELEPRSCAPDARRDCSGSFLMPAPR; via the coding sequence ATGAGAACGCTCGCCCTGCTCGCCGCCCTGCTGCTGCCCGGCCCTGGCCATGCCCAGGATGTCGCGGGCCGGTTCGACTATTACCTGCTGTCGCTGAGCTGGTCGCCCAGCTGGTGCCAGGCCGAGGGCGAGGCCGACGGCCAATGCGCACCGGGAAGGCGCATCGGCTTCGTGGTCCACGGCCTCTGGCCGCAATACGAGCGCGGCTGGCCGCAGGACTGCCGCAGCGCCGCCCGCGATCCCTCGCAGCGCGAGACCCGCGCCATGGCGGACCTGATGGGCTCGCCCGGGCTGGCCTGGTATCAATGGAAGAAGCACGGCCGCTGCTCGGGCCTGCCGGCGGGCGATTATTTCGCCCTGACGCGCGAGGCCGCAAGGACCATCACCATTCCCGAACCCTTGCGGCGCCTGGGCCGCGACGTAACCCTGCCCGCGACGGTGGTCGAGGACGCCTTCATCGCCGCGAACCCCGGCTTGTCGCGCGATGCGATCACCGTGACCTGCCGCGACCGCGCCTTGCAGGAGGTGCGCATCTGCCTGACCCGCGAGCTCGAGCCCCGCAGTTGCGCCCCGGATGCGCGGCGCGATTGCAGCGGCAGCTTCCTGATGCCGGCGCCGCGCTGA
- a CDS encoding NAD(P)H-quinone oxidoreductase: protein MQAIEISAPGGAEVLKPATRPVPVAGHGQILIRVAWAGVNRPDVLQRAGSYAPPPGASDLPGLECAGIVAAVGQGVTRWKPGDRVCALLPGGGYAEYATCPAEHALPIPAGLSLREAAALPETAFTVWSNVVMRGRLQPGEKFLVHGGSSGIGTMAIQVARALGARVWATAGSAEKCAACTRLGATAINYREEDFVTLLRKAGGADLILDMVGGDYIARNIKCLAEDGRLVMIAFLAGPKAEINFAQIMTRRLEVTGSTLRPQSDLAKAQIARELQDRLWPLIEAGVVLPQIDSSFPLREAVDSHRRMEGNGHIGKILLQVSAED, encoded by the coding sequence ATGCAGGCGATCGAAATATCCGCTCCGGGCGGTGCCGAGGTGCTCAAGCCGGCCACGCGGCCGGTGCCGGTGGCGGGCCACGGCCAGATCCTGATCCGGGTCGCCTGGGCCGGGGTGAACCGGCCCGACGTGCTGCAACGCGCCGGCTCCTATGCGCCGCCGCCCGGCGCCTCGGACCTGCCGGGGCTGGAATGCGCCGGCATCGTCGCGGCGGTGGGGCAGGGGGTGACGCGCTGGAAGCCGGGCGACCGGGTCTGCGCGCTGCTGCCCGGCGGCGGCTATGCCGAATACGCGACCTGCCCGGCCGAACACGCCCTGCCGATCCCCGCCGGCCTGTCGCTGCGCGAGGCCGCCGCCCTGCCCGAGACCGCCTTCACCGTCTGGTCGAACGTCGTCATGCGCGGCCGCCTGCAACCGGGCGAGAAGTTTCTGGTCCATGGCGGCTCGTCCGGCATCGGCACCATGGCGATCCAGGTGGCGCGCGCCCTGGGCGCGCGGGTCTGGGCCACCGCCGGCTCGGCCGAGAAATGCGCGGCCTGCACCCGGCTGGGCGCCACCGCCATCAACTACCGCGAGGAGGATTTCGTGACCCTGCTGCGCAAGGCCGGCGGGGCGGACCTGATCCTCGACATGGTGGGCGGGGATTATATCGCCCGCAACATCAAGTGCCTGGCCGAGGATGGCCGGCTGGTGATGATCGCCTTCCTGGCCGGCCCCAAGGCCGAGATCAACTTCGCCCAGATCATGACGCGGCGGCTGGAGGTGACCGGCTCGACCTTGCGGCCGCAATCCGACCTGGCCAAGGCGCAGATCGCGCGGGAACTGCAGGACAGGCTGTGGCCGCTGATCGAGGCCGGGGTGGTGCTGCCACAGATCGACAGCAGCTTTCCGCTGCGCGAGGCGGTGGATTCTCATCGCCGCATGGAGGGCAACGGCCATATCGGCAAGATCCTGTTGCAGGTTTCGGCCGAGGATTGA
- a CDS encoding COQ9 family protein, with product MTDERARLIRAALSHVAFEGMGDRAIAEGARDIGMKPALARVLLPRGGADLAAAYHRQGDAALRDWLAQHPPQGRFRDRVAAAVMQRLSLSDRELARAGASVLALPQHASLGARLVWETADAIWDGLGDRSEDVNWYSKRATLSAVWAATVLYWLGDDSPELHDTREFLDRRIEGVMRFETLKGRIGALPGISVLTELATGWIKRPERRNLPGELRGRARMHESGGGRG from the coding sequence ATGACCGATGAACGCGCGCGGCTGATCCGGGCCGCGCTCAGCCATGTCGCCTTCGAGGGCATGGGCGATCGCGCCATCGCCGAGGGCGCCCGCGACATCGGCATGAAGCCGGCGCTGGCCCGGGTGCTTTTGCCGCGCGGCGGCGCCGATCTGGCGGCGGCCTATCACCGCCAGGGCGATGCCGCCCTGCGCGACTGGCTGGCGCAGCATCCGCCGCAGGGCCGGTTCCGCGACCGGGTGGCGGCGGCGGTGATGCAGCGGCTGTCGCTCAGCGACCGCGAACTGGCGCGGGCCGGCGCCTCGGTGCTGGCGCTGCCGCAACACGCCAGCCTCGGCGCGCGGCTGGTGTGGGAGACGGCTGACGCGATCTGGGACGGGCTCGGCGACCGCTCCGAGGACGTGAACTGGTATTCCAAGCGCGCGACGCTCTCGGCGGTCTGGGCCGCGACGGTGCTCTATTGGCTGGGCGATGATTCGCCCGAGCTGCACGACACCCGGGAATTCCTCGACCGCCGCATCGAGGGGGTGATGCGCTTCGAAACCCTCAAGGGCCGGATCGGCGCGCTGCCGGGCATTTCGGTGCTGACCGAGCTTGCAACGGGCTGGATTAAGCGGCCGGAACGTCGCAATCTGCCCGGAGAATTGCGCGGGCGCGCGCGGATGCACGAATCTGGAGGGGGACGAGGGTGA
- the rpsU gene encoding 30S ribosomal protein S21, producing the protein MQVSVRDNNVEQALRALKKKLQREGVFREMKLKQHFEKPSVKKAREKAEAVRRARKLARKKAQREGAL; encoded by the coding sequence ATGCAGGTAAGTGTTCGCGACAACAACGTCGAACAGGCGCTTCGTGCTCTGAAGAAAAAACTTCAGCGCGAGGGGGTGTTCCGTGAAATGAAGCTCAAGCAGCATTTCGAGAAACCCTCGGTCAAGAAGGCCCGTGAAAAGGCCGAGGCCGTTCGCCGCGCCCGCAAGCTGGCCCGTAAAAAGGCCCAGCGCGAAGGCGCGCTGTAA
- a CDS encoding Lrp/AsnC family transcriptional regulator yields the protein MDLDATDRRILTVLQRDGRKTNADLAAEVGLSASACHRRVQRLEEAGVIRGYVALLDARKLERPTTVFVEITLSGQADELLEAFEREVRKIPDVLECHLMAGSADYLLKVVAQDTDDFARIHRQFLAKLPGVAQMHSSFSLRTVAQTTALPV from the coding sequence ATCGACCTTGACGCAACGGACCGCCGCATCCTGACCGTGCTGCAACGCGACGGGCGCAAGACCAATGCCGACCTGGCGGCCGAGGTCGGCCTGTCGGCCAGCGCCTGCCACCGCCGCGTCCAGCGGCTGGAGGAGGCCGGGGTGATCCGCGGCTATGTCGCGCTGCTGGATGCGCGCAAGCTGGAGCGGCCGACCACGGTCTTCGTCGAGATCACGCTGTCGGGCCAGGCGGACGAGCTGCTGGAAGCCTTCGAGCGCGAGGTGCGCAAGATCCCCGACGTGCTGGAATGCCACCTGATGGCGGGCTCGGCCGACTACCTGCTGAAGGTGGTGGCGCAGGACACCGACGATTTCGCCCGCATCCACCGGCAATTCCTGGCCAAGCTGCCGGGCGTCGCGCAGATGCATTCCTCGTTCTCGCTGCGCACGGTGGCGCAGACCACGGCGCTGCCGGTGTGA
- the ald gene encoding alanine dehydrogenase, with translation MKIGCPTEIKPQEFRVGLTPEAVREATARGHEVLVQAGAGNGSGFPDQDYIDAGARILPDAAAVLAEAELIVKVKEPQAAERAMLRRGQLLFTYLHLAPDPAQTRELLESGVTAIAYETVTDARGGLPLLAPMSEVAGRLAPQVGAWTLQKANGGSGVLLGGVPGVRPGNVVVIGGGVVGTAAARVAVGMGANVTVLDRSVPRLSYLDDVFMGRLTTQYATQGAIAELLPAADMVIGAVLVPGAAAPKLVTRAQLSLMEPGSALVDVAIDQGGCFQTSRPTTHQDPVYAVDGIMHYCVANMPGAVARTSTRALGNATLPFVLALADKGWRQALRDDPHLLAGLAVHEGVLASAPVAEVQGLGWQPPEALVA, from the coding sequence ATGAAGATCGGATGCCCGACGGAAATCAAGCCGCAGGAGTTCCGCGTCGGCCTGACGCCAGAGGCGGTGCGCGAGGCCACGGCCCGCGGGCACGAGGTGCTGGTCCAGGCCGGTGCCGGAAACGGTTCCGGCTTCCCGGACCAGGATTACATCGACGCCGGCGCCCGCATCCTGCCCGATGCCGCCGCCGTCCTTGCCGAGGCCGAGCTGATCGTGAAGGTCAAGGAGCCGCAGGCGGCCGAGCGCGCCATGCTGCGCCGGGGCCAGCTGCTGTTCACCTATCTGCACCTGGCGCCCGACCCGGCCCAGACCCGCGAGCTGCTGGAAAGCGGCGTCACCGCCATCGCCTATGAGACGGTGACCGATGCGCGCGGCGGGTTGCCGCTCCTGGCGCCGATGTCCGAGGTCGCGGGGCGGCTGGCGCCGCAGGTCGGGGCCTGGACGCTGCAAAAGGCCAATGGCGGCTCGGGCGTGCTGCTGGGCGGCGTGCCCGGGGTGCGGCCGGGCAATGTCGTGGTGATCGGCGGCGGTGTGGTCGGCACGGCGGCGGCGCGGGTGGCGGTCGGCATGGGCGCCAATGTCACGGTGCTGGACCGCTCGGTGCCGCGGCTCAGCTACCTTGACGACGTGTTCATGGGCCGGCTGACCACGCAATATGCGACGCAGGGCGCCATCGCCGAACTCTTGCCCGCGGCCGACATGGTGATCGGCGCGGTGCTGGTGCCGGGCGCCGCCGCGCCCAAGCTGGTGACGCGGGCGCAGCTTTCGCTGATGGAGCCCGGCTCGGCGCTGGTGGATGTCGCCATCGACCAGGGCGGCTGTTTTCAGACCTCGCGCCCGACCACCCACCAGGATCCGGTCTATGCGGTGGACGGGATCATGCATTACTGCGTGGCGAACATGCCCGGCGCGGTGGCCCGCACCTCGACCCGGGCGCTGGGGAACGCCACCCTGCCCTTCGTGCTGGCGCTGGCGGACAAGGGCTGGCGCCAGGCGCTGCGGGACGATCCGCATCTGCTGGCGGGGCTGGCGGTGCATGAGGGCGTGCTGGCCTCGGCCCCGGTGGCCGAGGTGCAGGGCCTGGGCTGGCAGCCGCCCG